A stretch of DNA from Leptospira wolffii serovar Khorat str. Khorat-H2:
GATCGCTTTTTCCCGATCCAAAACGGAATTGGAATCCAAGAGAATTTTGGCCAATACCAAACGACCTTCGTAATCTTCCGGATCCATATGAGCGGAACGATAAGCCTCGTCCTTCGCTTTGTTCTTTAGATCCGGGTCCTTGGACTTATTATACAATAAAGCCAATTTTTTATGAGCCTGCTTGATCTCTACAGCATTACGGGATTGATTCAATACCTGCAACAGAACCTTCTCCGCGTTAGAAGTCTCTCCCGTCCCCATATAGGCCTCTGCGAGTTTGAGCGCCGCTCGGTAATAGTCTTCCTTCTGCTTGAAGAGAACGGAATATTCTTCCACCGCCTCACGATAGAATTTGTTCTCGAGATAATAATCTCCCAACGCTTCTTTGGGCTTGATGTCGTTAGGGTCTATATAGGAGGCTCTGCGGAAATTTTCTATCGCCTGAGTTCCGTTTCCGCTATGTTTGTAGACCAATCCTAAATTATAATAAGCTTTTGCGTTTTTAGGATTCAGATCGAGGACCCGGTTCAGATAGGTGATCGCTTCTCCGTATCTTTCCATCTGGTCGAGTACCACTCCCAGATTCAGTAGTGCAGTCTCGGTATAACTGTCTCCGGGAGTAGAATTGACGATACGACGATAGGTTTCCTCCGCAGCGAGTAGGTCTCCGCGGTTATAATAAGTCTCGGCGAGTTGGAATAGAAGATCCAAATTATTCGGATTGTATTTGAGTCCCTTCTGCAGAGCGTCTATGGATTGCTCTCCCTGGTTCAATTGCTCGAAGCCTTCGGCGATGGATCGGAATAATTCCGGATCGTTAGCTCCGCTTTGCTTGGCGAGTTCCATATATTTCAGGGATTCTTCCAATTTTCCGTTTTTCTTAAGTATGATGGAAAGATTGTAAAGAGCCTTGGCGTCGTTCGGAGTAAGAACCGCCGCTTCCCTAAAATGATGTTCCGCTGCGGTATAGTCCCCTCGGTTATAGGCGATGTTTCCCAAATACGAACTGGAGAGGGCCGCGAGTTTTCCTCCCCGAGATCTCAATACCACGAGTTTGAATTGCTCTTCCGCCTGGGGGATTTCTCCCTTCTTGAAATAGCTAACGGCAAGATTATAGGTCAGGTATGGATCGTCAGGAGAAGAGGAGAGTCCCTGGCGATAGGCGTCTATCGCCGCATCCGGATCGTTGATTTCGTTGAATAGATTTCCCACCATCAACTGGATTTTGGGATCATCCGGTGCGATCTTCTGAGCCTGAAGAGCTACGTTTCTAGCGGCAGTCGGCTGGCCGCCATGTTTGTATGCTAAAACCAGATTATAATAGGCATAGATATTATTCGGATCTTTTAAAATAGCTTTCTGGAGCGCGTCGATCGCCTGAGCGGATCTACCTCCCGCCTGGTCATATATGATTCCGAGTACCGTAAGCGCGATGGATTTCTCCGCATCCGTCGCGGGTCCTGCCAGAAATTCATTACATTTATGGAATGCTTCCTCGGAATGGCGTTCCTTGTATAAGTTCACGCATTTTGTGAGCGCGGGATTATTCGTGCCGTTAGGGAGATAAGGCCTCTCCAACTCTTGGCTGACGTCCCCTTTAGGCAGAAGAAGGGACTTTCCCCCTCCGAAACCGGAGCCCGCAAAATCGGGAGTCTTATCTCTGAAGAATTGGTACCAGATTCCGAGAGCCAGGAAGAGCAGAACCACCGCCACCATGGCCCCCCAAAAATAGGCCATGACACCGTACTGTCTTTTGGGCCGAAATTCCTCCGGCTCGTCTCCGTAATAGAAGGAGGGCTTAGGTTCTTCCGTCTCCAGGAAGATTCGGTTCTTGCGGATCGGGTTTTCCATGTCGGTTCGTCTCGTACTGAAGAATGGAATCTAGAATCCCGTTGATGAAGGGAACCGAATTCTCGCTCTCGAATTCCCGGGTCAACTCCATCGCTTCGTCGATGGTCACCCTGGGAGGGATCTCCTTAGAGTTCAATAACCCGTAGATGGATAAACGCAGGATACATTTATTCACCGGGGAAATCCGGGCAAAATCCCAGTTCCTCGAGTACTTCTTGATTAGAGTATCGATTGTCTCCGTGTTTTTCACAACACCATTTATGATGGAAATGGCAAAATCCCTTTCTTCGGTTTCGATTTTTTTATCGTACCAACGGAATTTTAGTACTTCGGATAAGGCGGGCTGAACCAATTCCAATTGATACAGAGCCATAAGGGCGATTTCACGGGACTTCCTTCTGGAAGAAGACATAGATTAAAGAAGGGCCAGAAGATTCACCATCTCGACGGCGGTCAAAGCGGCTTCGTATCCCTTATTGCCCGCCTTGGTTCCGGCTCTCTCGATCGCTTGCTCGATGGTATCGGTGGTCAATACTCCGAAAATCACGGGTACCGAATGTTGCACACCGATAGATCCTACTTTTGCGGATTCTCCGGCTACGAAATCGAAATGAGCCGTGGCTCCTCGGATAACCGCTCCCAAGCAAATGATGGAATCGAACTTTTTACTCGCAGCCGCCTTGGAAACCACGATGGGGAGTTCGTACGCTCCCGGGATCCGAACCACGGTTACATCCTTGTCTTCCACGCCTGTCATGCGTAGACCTTCCAAAGAACCTTTCAAAAGGCTCTCCACGATAAATTCGTTAAAACGAGAAACGACAATGCAGTGCTTTTGTCCCTTTCCGTCCAGTTTTGCTTTCAACTCTTGAGGCATCGGTTTCCTTGTTGCTTCTAATATCGAGAAAACACAAGATACCCTGAGTGGCAACCGGAAAAGAAGCAAGTCTCCCCAAATTCTACGCATCCTTGGTCCTTCTGATCGTATTCCAGGCCTACTTTGCCTCCTGCGAAACCATCCGCTCCTATTGGAAACCCAAGGACGATTTCATAAAGAATTTAGAACTTCCGGATTGGGTGCTGGATTCTTCCATTAAGTTACGCATCTTTAGCGATTTTCCGAATACGGTGAATCCGGAGGACGCTCTTCCCGAAGACGATATAGCGTCTTACGCCAACCAAGCCCGTATTCTACTCGCCGCCTCCCCTGCCGCCATGAAGGACATATACAAAATGGCGGGATGTCTGGACGGAAGCGAACTCGTAGGGATCCGAGGCAATAAGATCACCGACGCCCAGGAAGACGTTTGGTTCGGAATCTGTCGCAGTGGGGCACAAGACACAATCGTATTTCGAGTCTTCGATATGGGCAACGACCAACTCTATAGACTCTACGAAGACGAACTGGTAAAGAATTGGGAAGAATCCAAGAAGAATATCAACACAAACCCGGACAAAGCAATACGTCTCGCAAATCGAATCGTAGAACACGAGCCTTCACATCCGGGGGCCCGTAGATTATTGGGAAGTTTATATCTGAAGTCCGGATATTGTGTGGGAGCCGTTCGCAATTATCGCATCTATCTGCGCATCGTTCCCCGCTCCTCAGAAAAAGAAAAGATACACGCGCTACTCAAAAAATCCTGTGCCGAAAGCCTGGTCCCCAAAAAACCGGAGACAAAGGAATTCTCCGAGGACCTTCCTACGTTAGAAGAAACGGGAAGCTAAAAGAGGAGTTCCTTTTGAACATTCTTCGGAAGTTTCGAAAATATCTTATCTGTCTTTTGAACGCGAACTTCGAAGGACGCGCCAACGTTGTATCCTATATATGGATACATGGGCAACTCATTTTTCCGAGTGCCCACTTCACGAATACGGCTTATTGTTCCCGCTTACCAGCAAAACGATTATATAAGCTGGATCGTCAGAGCCAAACTACCGGAAACCAGGGCAAAAAGATTGAAACAAATGCTAGAGGAATTGCAAAAGAGAGGAGTGTATATGAAGATGAAACACTCCGCTTCCAAGAAAGGTGACAGGGGATAAAGATTCGCGCCTTCTTTCGTTTTAGATTCTTATTCTTTCACTCTTAGGACCAGAGTGATTTTGCCGTCGGCTTTCTCCACGACTTCGAAACCTTCCTCGCGAAGGGTCTTTTTGATACGATAGAATCCGAGGTTCACGACCTTAGGAGTCTCGGACTTTCTCGGTTCCGAAGGGAATAAATTAGGAGAGGCATCCATCCCTTTAAGTTTCGGTTCCGAAGGGTCCAGTCTTGACCTTGACAGAAAGAAAAGCTTCCCAGAAATGAGAAGGTAGATGAGGAGAATACTGACTCTCTTTTTTTTCACCCTTTTGGCAGGATCCGGAATCGCCGCATATTTCCTACAGGACAGCCTGGATTCCCCTTGGATCCACTGGGTCTTTTCCAAATTCTCCTTCTGGATTTTCCTACTCGTCCTAATACTTTCCGCTCTCGCCATGATCCGAATCTTTAGGAGAGCCAAAAAGGCCATTCGTTCCCAGAACGAGGCCATGGAAAAACACCTAAGCGGAATTTTGGACGAACTAGTCCAGGATTCCCAAGCCTTGGGAGAATTCTTAAAAATCGATCTCCCTCAAATGGAGGAGAGAATCAAAAGATCCAAGGATATAGTTCCTAAGGAGATTCATTCCGCTTACAGCGCCAATTGGACCAAAATACGGACAGAGGCGGAATCGGCGCTTAGAGATCTGGACACTCTTCCTTTGGAACCGGATCGGATAGAAGAGGAAAAATCTAAGAAGACTCATGCCGTTTTGGAATATAAGGATCTTCTAAATCGCCACACCAAGGCCAAAAAGATCCTGGAAAGAGTCAGGTCCGACCTTTCCTTATTGAAGGAAAAACTTTCGGAGAAAGGCTGTTGAAAAGGATCGTATTCGTTTCCGTCTTATTCTACCTTTCACTAGGATGCGCTTCAACAATTCCTACTTCTCTTTCCATTTCGGAAAAGGAAGAAGGTTTTCTTCCGATCGCATCCCTACTCCCTCCTGAAAAACGACTCTCCGATCTTGCATCCTCCCGTTGGAGCTGGAAAGTTAAAGGAATTCTAATACATCATACCAAAGGACTGAGTCCGGAGGAATACGTATCTAAGAGCGCGAATGCGGGCTGGCTCGTGCATTCTCTCGTGGATAAGAAGGGAAGAATCTTCCTACTCGAAGAACCGGGATCTTGGGAGCTCAAGGCTGCCCCTAAAATGGATCCATATATGATCCATGTAACCTGGGAGGGAGACAAGGACGACATCCTCAAACGACCGGACCAGAAAAAGGCCCTGATTTCCCTGATCGCTAAATTCTCCAAACAATACGGAGTTCCCCTCACGAATCACGATGTATCCTCCCAAAAGGGAATTTTCACGCATACCCAGGCCAAGAAAAAGTTCGGAAGATTTCTGAATGGAAGCGATTGCGGAAACGAAAACGTACTCAAATCTATTTTAGAAGAAGCGGGAGGGAAATATTTCCCCGAATCCGAATGGAAGGATAGATACGGAGATTGGGTTCTTCGTAAAGAGCGTCCTTTCGTAGGACAAAACGGAGAGATCAAGGATCCGAGCTACGATAGAGGAAGAGGAATCACTCCTATTCCTCAGGCCGAACTGGAGAGTATAGAGAAAACTTCCGAAGGACTATTGCCCGAAGAGAAACGCCTCAAGTACAATTACAGGGGGATGATCAGCGCCGATTGTGTGGTCCTGCATTTTACCGCGATCTCGGATTACGACGGAACGCTAAGAGTATTAGAAAAACGAAATTTAGCCGCCACTTTCCTTGCGGATAAGGACGGAAAAATGTACCAGCTACTGGACCACCCTCTGCATATGGCGGCGGCTGCGACCGGGACCAACCGGAACTGTTTCCAAATAGAAATCGTAGGAAAAGACACGGAGATGCTACTCGCAAATCCGGCTCAAACCGCATCCGTGGCCAAATTGGTCCGGGAGCTCTGCGAAAAATACAAGATCCCCGCCAATAATAGAAGCATAGAATCCCTGAAAGGAATCTTCTCCCACACCCAAGCCAAGAAAAAATGGGGAGGTTCCATCTTTTTAGATGCGCAGGATTTCGACCCTGGAGAACCTTATATGAAAAAGATTCTAGAGTTATTGACCGGAACTTTTTATGAGGAAAAAGACTGGTTCGAAAGGACGAGTGAGAACTGGATTCTACTCTTCACCGACTTTCAGCCTTGACGAGGTTTC
This window harbors:
- a CDS encoding tetratricopeptide repeat protein produces the protein MENPIRKNRIFLETEEPKPSFYYGDEPEEFRPKRQYGVMAYFWGAMVAVVLLFLALGIWYQFFRDKTPDFAGSGFGGGKSLLLPKGDVSQELERPYLPNGTNNPALTKCVNLYKERHSEEAFHKCNEFLAGPATDAEKSIALTVLGIIYDQAGGRSAQAIDALQKAILKDPNNIYAYYNLVLAYKHGGQPTAARNVALQAQKIAPDDPKIQLMVGNLFNEINDPDAAIDAYRQGLSSSPDDPYLTYNLAVSYFKKGEIPQAEEQFKLVVLRSRGGKLAALSSSYLGNIAYNRGDYTAAEHHFREAAVLTPNDAKALYNLSIILKKNGKLEESLKYMELAKQSGANDPELFRSIAEGFEQLNQGEQSIDALQKGLKYNPNNLDLLFQLAETYYNRGDLLAAEETYRRIVNSTPGDSYTETALLNLGVVLDQMERYGEAITYLNRVLDLNPKNAKAYYNLGLVYKHSGNGTQAIENFRRASYIDPNDIKPKEALGDYYLENKFYREAVEEYSVLFKQKEDYYRAALKLAEAYMGTGETSNAEKVLLQVLNQSRNAVEIKQAHKKLALLYNKSKDPDLKNKAKDEAYRSAHMDPEDYEGRLVLAKILLDSNSVLDREKAIEELTAVVRSEVKPKTASTAYNYLGVAFYKNGEYKKAVRAFQNAIDFDPSNTEAYDNKRAASAALEDSSKREGLF
- the nusB gene encoding transcription antitermination factor NusB; translation: MSSSRRKSREIALMALYQLELVQPALSEVLKFRWYDKKIETEERDFAISIINGVVKNTETIDTLIKKYSRNWDFARISPVNKCILRLSIYGLLNSKEIPPRVTIDEAMELTREFESENSVPFINGILDSILQYETNRHGKPDPQEPNLPGDGRT
- the ribE gene encoding 6,7-dimethyl-8-ribityllumazine synthase translates to MPQELKAKLDGKGQKHCIVVSRFNEFIVESLLKGSLEGLRMTGVEDKDVTVVRIPGAYELPIVVSKAAASKKFDSIICLGAVIRGATAHFDFVAGESAKVGSIGVQHSVPVIFGVLTTDTIEQAIERAGTKAGNKGYEAALTAVEMVNLLALL
- a CDS encoding tetratricopeptide repeat protein, with translation MATGKEASLPKFYASLVLLIVFQAYFASCETIRSYWKPKDDFIKNLELPDWVLDSSIKLRIFSDFPNTVNPEDALPEDDIASYANQARILLAASPAAMKDIYKMAGCLDGSELVGIRGNKITDAQEDVWFGICRSGAQDTIVFRVFDMGNDQLYRLYEDELVKNWEESKKNINTNPDKAIRLANRIVEHEPSHPGARRLLGSLYLKSGYCVGAVRNYRIYLRIVPRSSEKEKIHALLKKSCAESLVPKKPETKEFSEDLPTLEETGS
- a CDS encoding YdeI/OmpD-associated family protein, which encodes MGNSFFRVPTSRIRLIVPAYQQNDYISWIVRAKLPETRAKRLKQMLEELQKRGVYMKMKHSASKKGDRG
- a CDS encoding N-acetylmuramoyl-L-alanine amidase, which gives rise to MLKRIVFVSVLFYLSLGCASTIPTSLSISEKEEGFLPIASLLPPEKRLSDLASSRWSWKVKGILIHHTKGLSPEEYVSKSANAGWLVHSLVDKKGRIFLLEEPGSWELKAAPKMDPYMIHVTWEGDKDDILKRPDQKKALISLIAKFSKQYGVPLTNHDVSSQKGIFTHTQAKKKFGRFLNGSDCGNENVLKSILEEAGGKYFPESEWKDRYGDWVLRKERPFVGQNGEIKDPSYDRGRGITPIPQAELESIEKTSEGLLPEEKRLKYNYRGMISADCVVLHFTAISDYDGTLRVLEKRNLAATFLADKDGKMYQLLDHPLHMAAAATGTNRNCFQIEIVGKDTEMLLANPAQTASVAKLVRELCEKYKIPANNRSIESLKGIFSHTQAKKKWGGSIFLDAQDFDPGEPYMKKILELLTGTFYEEKDWFERTSENWILLFTDFQP